A window of the Teredinibacter franksiae genome harbors these coding sequences:
- a CDS encoding ABC transporter permease gives MKSTLLLLWRDLRSGELSILVFSLLLATATVTSISLFTSRIQNSILDEATQFLAADVQIRSTVPQHNHWEELAATHNLRTAKLISFRAMAFTEQGMQLVAVKAATEEYPLKGAVTLAKQPFGKGEKHQRGPAQGEVWLASRLFAALHISPGDTISIGDKAFIASRALIKEPDSPQSFFGVAPRAIINLADVEATGAVQTGSRVNYSLLLAGTSEHIQAFKDVVEPQLGHHNRWVGVKQGNRNIGDALERAEKFLLLAGSLSVLLSGVAIALAARRYAIRQSTSVALLKTFGQTPSAISRRYISILLILGISSVFLGSITGWLLHNLILQILGSLLPRELSQASTDAFATGAISGFVTLFAFAAPPLLSLRNVPPAAVLRQGAANGIISPRIAAAIGFVCVVALIFGYSESVLITAVLAAGGIVTLAGGGVLAWGILALGKLVSNKLGNAWRLGLSNLKRHQGFNAVQIVIFSTLIMLLLILIDTRTSLIGTWQKQLPENTPNHFLFNIFNEEKPKVEALLAESNFVHSPFYPMMRGRLIMVNAESVKPRVEATSSQMNYQRELNLTWATALGKDNSLVKGDWHGDDESLLTVSAEAEYANGIQLAVGDTLTFSVAGQEVTAILGSIRSVQWDSMNPNFFMIFNQPLLDNTATNWLTSVYLPAGQKTFLNQLARDFPTTSIIELDQMITQMQSIIHQVSLAVEFILVLVLAAGILVLITSIQATLDIRFQESAILRTLGARRRFVNQVLIIEFCSLGCMAGLLGTLGAQISLYFIQTQVFKLDFTANPLIILSGPAGGAILIGLIGWLSARKVTLRPPLTILRALE, from the coding sequence ATGAAATCCACCCTGCTGCTTCTGTGGCGAGACCTGCGTAGTGGAGAGCTGAGCATTTTGGTATTTTCACTACTGCTAGCCACCGCAACCGTTACGAGTATTAGTTTATTCACCAGCCGAATTCAAAATTCTATTCTCGACGAAGCAACTCAATTTCTCGCCGCCGATGTGCAAATTCGCAGTACCGTGCCACAACACAATCACTGGGAAGAACTAGCCGCCACGCACAATTTGCGCACAGCCAAGCTAATTTCGTTTCGAGCAATGGCTTTTACCGAGCAAGGTATGCAATTGGTGGCCGTTAAAGCCGCGACTGAAGAGTACCCCTTAAAAGGCGCCGTTACCCTTGCGAAACAACCCTTTGGCAAGGGCGAAAAGCATCAGCGTGGCCCAGCACAAGGCGAAGTGTGGCTTGCTTCACGCCTGTTTGCCGCTTTGCATATTTCCCCTGGCGACACAATCAGTATTGGCGACAAAGCGTTTATCGCTTCGCGTGCCTTGATCAAGGAGCCCGATAGCCCGCAATCATTTTTTGGTGTTGCCCCTCGGGCAATCATTAATCTTGCCGATGTAGAAGCCACTGGTGCGGTGCAAACGGGTAGCCGAGTGAACTATTCGTTACTGCTCGCCGGTACTAGCGAGCATATACAAGCGTTCAAAGATGTGGTGGAACCGCAACTGGGGCACCACAATCGCTGGGTGGGCGTTAAACAGGGTAATCGCAATATCGGTGATGCACTAGAACGCGCCGAAAAGTTTTTGCTACTCGCCGGTAGCCTAAGTGTTTTGTTAAGCGGCGTGGCCATAGCACTTGCGGCCCGTCGCTATGCCATTCGCCAATCTACATCCGTTGCTTTGTTAAAAACATTTGGCCAAACGCCTAGCGCAATTTCACGCCGCTATATTTCTATTCTGCTCATTTTAGGCATTAGCAGTGTGTTCCTGGGCAGTATTACAGGCTGGTTATTGCATAATTTAATTCTGCAAATATTAGGCTCACTCTTACCTCGGGAGCTTTCTCAGGCCTCTACCGATGCTTTTGCTACGGGTGCAATCTCAGGGTTTGTTACCCTTTTTGCCTTTGCGGCCCCGCCTCTACTCTCGCTGCGTAATGTTCCCCCCGCCGCCGTGCTGCGACAAGGTGCTGCAAACGGTATTATTAGCCCTCGTATTGCTGCCGCCATTGGGTTTGTCTGTGTTGTTGCACTTATTTTTGGCTACAGCGAGAGCGTTCTCATTACCGCCGTATTAGCCGCGGGCGGTATCGTTACTCTTGCCGGAGGCGGCGTACTGGCGTGGGGAATTCTCGCTCTGGGTAAATTGGTCAGTAACAAGCTTGGCAACGCCTGGCGGCTTGGCTTATCCAATTTGAAACGCCACCAGGGCTTTAACGCGGTCCAAATTGTTATTTTCTCTACGTTAATAATGCTGCTGCTAATTTTGATCGACACGCGTACTAGCTTAATCGGTACTTGGCAAAAACAATTACCGGAAAATACACCCAACCACTTTTTGTTTAACATTTTTAACGAAGAAAAGCCGAAAGTAGAAGCGCTTCTCGCCGAGTCTAACTTTGTCCACAGCCCGTTTTACCCCATGATGCGCGGCCGACTTATCATGGTAAACGCAGAGTCCGTTAAGCCTCGCGTAGAAGCCACCAGCTCGCAAATGAACTACCAAAGAGAGCTAAATCTTACTTGGGCCACGGCTCTAGGCAAAGACAATAGCCTAGTAAAAGGTGACTGGCATGGAGATGACGAGAGTCTATTAACCGTGTCGGCCGAGGCAGAGTACGCCAACGGTATTCAACTGGCTGTTGGCGACACACTAACCTTTAGTGTTGCCGGTCAGGAAGTTACCGCAATACTGGGTAGTATCCGTTCAGTGCAGTGGGATTCCATGAACCCCAATTTTTTTATGATTTTTAATCAGCCTCTACTCGACAACACCGCCACAAACTGGTTAACCAGTGTTTATCTCCCCGCAGGCCAAAAAACCTTTCTTAACCAATTGGCGAGAGATTTTCCAACCACGTCTATCATTGAGCTCGACCAGATGATTACGCAGATGCAGAGTATTATCCACCAAGTATCTCTGGCGGTGGAATTTATTCTTGTGCTGGTGCTCGCCGCAGGCATACTGGTGTTAATTACCAGTATTCAAGCAACACTGGACATTCGCTTTCAGGAAAGCGCAATTTTAAGAACCCTTGGCGCCAGAAGGCGATTTGTAAACCAAGTACTTATTATTGAATTTTGTAGCCTTGGCTGTATGGCGGGTTTGCTGGGCACCCTTGGTGCACAAATTTCACTCTATTTTATACAAACACAGGTGTTTAAACTGGACTTTACCGCCAACCCATTGATAATACTCAGCGGCCCTGCTGGCGGCGCCATCCTCATTGGTTTAATCGGCTGGCTGTCGGCCAGAAAAGTTACCCTAAGACCACCACTCACAATTTTACGCGCGCTAGAATGA
- a CDS encoding DUF2288 domain-containing protein yields MTEQLTGNTLKTKLNLETATIAWRDLQRFFAAGNAIMVAPELDLINVAMAISEDKATELKTWLDEAKVQPVPDPQALQWYENDTPVWAVVISPWVLVQVK; encoded by the coding sequence ATGACAGAACAGTTAACAGGGAACACCTTAAAAACCAAGCTTAACTTGGAAACGGCGACCATTGCTTGGCGAGACCTGCAACGTTTTTTTGCCGCCGGTAACGCAATAATGGTCGCCCCAGAGCTGGATCTCATCAACGTCGCCATGGCGATAAGTGAAGACAAAGCCACAGAGTTAAAAACCTGGCTCGACGAAGCTAAAGTGCAACCGGTTCCCGACCCACAGGCTCTGCAATGGTATGAAAACGATACCCCTGTTTGGGCCGTGGTTATATCACCCTGGGTATTAGTGCAGGTAAAGTAG
- a CDS encoding ABC transporter ATP-binding protein, which produces MIKTVNLHQRVPVFDGHLDILKGINLEIASGQSVAIIGASGSGKSTLLGMLAGLDVPSEGQVYLDNTEITSLDEEARALVRARLVSFVFQNFQLLGSLTALENVMLPLEVANRANIERQAKDYLARVGLSERERHYPRQLSGGEQQRVALARAFASEAPILFADEPTGNLDSDTGHTIADLLFDMNREAGTTLILVTHDQTLATRCEQQFRMDAGRLDTQAVNPAGAHE; this is translated from the coding sequence ATGATTAAAACCGTAAACCTCCACCAAAGAGTACCCGTTTTTGATGGGCACTTAGATATTCTTAAAGGTATAAACCTGGAAATCGCATCGGGCCAATCGGTAGCCATAATAGGCGCCTCTGGCTCCGGCAAGTCCACTCTGCTGGGTATGCTCGCAGGTTTAGATGTTCCCTCGGAAGGGCAAGTGTATTTAGACAATACCGAAATCACCAGCCTTGATGAAGAAGCCCGAGCACTGGTTCGCGCTCGGCTGGTTTCGTTTGTCTTCCAAAACTTCCAATTGTTGGGCAGCCTTACCGCCCTGGAAAATGTGATGCTGCCGCTGGAAGTAGCCAACCGCGCCAATATCGAACGACAAGCCAAGGATTATCTTGCACGGGTTGGGTTGTCTGAACGTGAACGTCACTACCCCAGGCAACTTTCTGGGGGTGAGCAACAGCGGGTTGCGCTGGCTCGCGCCTTTGCTTCAGAAGCACCCATTTTATTTGCCGATGAACCCACCGGAAACTTGGATTCAGACACCGGCCACACCATTGCAGACCTGCTGTTCGACATGAACCGTGAAGCCGGTACAACGCTAATTTTGGTAACCCACGATCAAACGCTCGCCACGCGCTGCGAACAACAATTCCGTATGGATGCCGGACGGCTCGACACTCAAGCTGTAAACCCCGCTGGAGCTCACGAATAA
- a CDS encoding SLC13 family permease, with protein MASANIRSLAATVLLFAAILFVELFGIPGANLTHAQEITAAILIVAAVLWVSEWVSLFVVSFLILALEIVWLLPAFNELSTTPIKTNVFFSPFFSNIILLFLGGFVLSSLMQKYGLDIRFAQMILRRTKGLPSMTLLGIIIACSFLSMWISNTATTAMMLTMVFPLIKKIPDENPFRKALVLCIPFACNLGGIGTPIGTPPNAIALTYLTQHGYTVTFAKWMALTMPFMIVFLLILWQMLVRLFPAGDLRLEVPERHTGKFGVKHWAAVAVFTITALGWFFASKLGLATGTVGLFPVIVCFWFGLLSTKDFRDLPWDVLYMVSGGLALGVALNVTGLGEVLISALPLNGSPFILLLITAAVAGLMSTVMSNTATAGLVIPLVMNLPFENEFILALVVALALMCSMAMALPVSTPPNAIAFSSRAIKSKDMILTGGLITIAGYICVAFIGPPYWEFIISIMGV; from the coding sequence ATGGCCTCCGCCAATATACGTAGTTTGGCAGCTACGGTTTTACTCTTTGCAGCTATCCTATTCGTTGAACTCTTTGGTATCCCAGGTGCGAATTTAACCCATGCGCAAGAAATTACAGCAGCCATTCTCATTGTTGCCGCTGTATTATGGGTTTCAGAATGGGTTTCCCTGTTTGTCGTTAGCTTTCTTATTCTTGCGCTGGAAATTGTCTGGCTTTTACCGGCGTTTAACGAACTCAGTACAACGCCGATAAAAACTAACGTATTCTTTAGCCCGTTTTTTTCCAATATTATTTTGCTTTTCCTTGGTGGTTTTGTACTCTCAAGCCTGATGCAAAAATACGGGTTGGATATTCGTTTCGCACAAATGATTTTACGGCGTACCAAAGGTCTGCCCTCTATGACCTTGCTGGGCATTATTATTGCGTGTTCTTTTTTGTCGATGTGGATCAGTAATACCGCGACAACAGCCATGATGCTGACAATGGTATTCCCTCTAATCAAAAAGATTCCCGACGAAAATCCCTTTCGTAAAGCCTTAGTTCTGTGTATACCTTTTGCCTGTAATTTAGGCGGTATAGGCACACCCATAGGCACGCCACCCAATGCCATTGCCCTCACCTACCTCACGCAACATGGCTATACCGTAACTTTTGCCAAGTGGATGGCGCTTACCATGCCGTTCATGATTGTATTTCTACTGATACTCTGGCAAATGTTGGTGCGTTTATTCCCCGCCGGTGACTTGCGCTTAGAAGTGCCAGAAAGGCACACCGGTAAATTTGGCGTTAAACACTGGGCGGCGGTTGCCGTTTTCACCATTACCGCCCTTGGCTGGTTTTTCGCCAGTAAACTCGGCCTAGCAACGGGCACCGTGGGGCTATTCCCCGTTATTGTTTGCTTCTGGTTCGGACTTTTAAGCACCAAGGATTTCCGTGATTTACCCTGGGATGTGCTCTACATGGTATCCGGTGGCTTGGCTTTGGGCGTTGCGCTCAATGTAACCGGGCTGGGGGAAGTTTTAATTAGCGCTTTACCCCTCAATGGCTCGCCATTCATTCTGCTACTCATTACCGCCGCCGTTGCCGGCTTGATGTCTACGGTTATGAGTAATACGGCTACTGCTGGCTTGGTTATCCCCCTGGTAATGAACCTGCCCTTCGAAAATGAATTTATCCTTGCCCTTGTGGTAGCTCTGGCGCTAATGTGTTCCATGGCTATGGCACTGCCCGTCAGCACACCGCCGAATGCAATTGCTTTTAGTTCTCGTGCAATTAAAAGTAAAGATATGATTCTAACCGGCGGATTAATTACTATTGCTGGCTATATATGTGTCGCCTTCATTGGCCCTCCCTATTGGGAATTCATAATATCTATAATGGGCGTATAA